The DNA segment TGAACAAGTTGCTTTTCTGTATAAATGTATTGCTTCACTGGAAGAGAACGAACGTTTGATTATCTCATTGGTACTCGAAGAGGTTCCTCAGAAGCAGATTGCCGATATTATTGGCATCTCCGAAGGAAACATTCGGGTACGTATTCACCGGATCAAAGAAAAACTCAGCTCAATCATGAAATACCATGGACAACTTTGATGATTTAAAGAAGCTCTGGCAGCAAATGCCTGCTTCAGATCTTCCCTCAGCACAAGAAATGAATCAGAAAGTACATACCTATCAACGAAAAATGAAACAGAAATATATTATCTCCATAGCCTATCTGGCAGCCACGTTTATCTTTATCGGCATTATTGGGTATTTTATTGAGCCTGTCTATGCTACCACCCGAATAGGTGTAGTGATTATCATGGGAGGCATTGTGATGGTTATTATATCTCAAAGTAAACTTATCTCCCTACTTTCCAATGAAAAGTCTGAAGTAACCGATAGCCGTCAGTATTTACAACAAATGATCGTATATCAAAAAAACCTGCAACGTATACAAACTACCACTATGTCGTTCTATTTTCTGCTGCTTAGTATAGGTCTTGGATTGTATATGTTTGAATTTATTATGCGAATGGGCATGATTCCCCGTATCATAACAGCATCCGTAACAGCGATATGGATTGCCTTTAACTGGTTTTATATTCGTCCGAAGCAGATTGCGAAACACCAATCCAAAACCAATGAAATGATTACTCAGTTGGAAAAGGTTTGCGGACAATTTGAATAGCATGGTAGTAGGAATATAGTCAGAATTGTAATCCTTTGTTACACCCTAAACTTGTAGCATTTACTCAAATACTTTGCATATTTGTGCTTTACAATTCTGACTATATTCTATCCTGACTATGTACAAACTAAGTTTACTTATTTGCGTAGTGGCTTTTGTAGCCTGTACGTCAAACCCAAAAGAAACAAACACACAAACAGATTCAACGACTGTTACAACTTCATCAACAGACTCAGCGGCAGTAACTAACCCCAAGTTGTCAGAATATGTACAGTATCTGGCAAATCTAAATGACTCGACAGCTGAATCGGCTACAAAGGCTGCACAAAAGTTTCAGGAAATTTTCAAAGGATCATCTCCTGCTCTTTGTGATTCAGCATTCGTGTTCTTCAATACCTTTTATGAAAAATTAGGTACCCGATTAGATGAAGTCCACGCATCCGACACTACCAATTACGATTCACTGATTGTAGACCCCACAGCCAAGCCTGTACCTCTGTCTGCAAAGTTGACTGCCTATAATCAGAAGTTAACTCAGAATGGATTTCAGGTGGCAATGACCGAAGGAACAACCTACATCAAACAAGACCGAGAACTGATTGCAAAATGGTTTTACGCAATGGTTTCTCCAACCATGAAGTCTTATCTGACCCAATTAAATAAAGAAAATAAGGAAGGATTTGCCGAAGATGCAGGCATTAATATTCCTATTACCTCACTAGCCGACCGGGTTATCTGGTGGGAAAAGTTCAACCAGACAAATCCTAACTTTGTATTTGCAGAAAGAAGCAAGGATCTCTATCAAAACTACTTGTTTTACCTTCTTAAAGGGATGGACAACACGGCTTCTTACTACCAGGATGAGGCTGGTAAAGTTGCTCCTGATCAAGAGTTTATGAATGCATATACATACGTATTGTCTAAACATCCCAATACAGAAACAGCAAAATTGGTCAAACCTTTTCAGGCTGCCCTTGCTCAACATGATGTTAAAAAAGCGGAAAGTCTTCTGAAACAATATCAGGATCAAAAAATCATTCAATAAAAGAATTAGGTAGATTATAATCCGGGTTACGTATTTCGTTTGATGCCGGTAGAGAATGTAAAATCCAGACAATAGTACAAAAGAAAGGGCTGAGGATCAGCCCTTTCTTTTTGTACTATTGTTGAACATTTTTCTTTAACAAAGGCCTCAGCGATGCTCCGGATAAGGAGATATCGGCACTATCACCTACAATCGGATCGATTGTTTTGAATGGAATATCATCTGCTTTAAAACTACTTCTATCCTTAAGGGTCAATTTTAAATGGTTAATATAGGATTGGGTAGCGCCTTTCTCTTCCTCTTGATAATCCATATTCAAATCACAACTACTACTATCAGATTCTTCTATTATTAAATTATCAATCTGATTCTCCAATACATTCAAACTGGAAGACCCCTTTAACTTTACAATCAAGTCAGACACTTTGAACTTATTCATAGATCCATCAATGTTTTGTAACTCAAAAGAATACATAGAAGGACACCTAATGATTAATCGTCTTCCATCATGGATATTCAGACTATCCGGTATTTTCTCAAATTTCACTAACAATGTATCACCCTTGAAGTTAATTTTGGCAAATTCACTTATATCCTGAAAAGAAGAGATTTCATAATCAGGAGCAAACTCAACTGAGATCCTACTATCAAAATTAGCGTCTGTACCATCTACTTTGAGATATTTAAACGCTTCTTTACTCAAAGTGCGGTATTCATCTGCCTCTATTTTTTCACTCTTTATCTTATCATACTTTGCTTTAAGAATAAAATTAGAGGTTAGCATTCCTGCAAATAATACTCCTATAAAGCCAAGTAATAGTTTATTGCTTGTTTTCATTGTCAAACCAGATAAGTGTTTTTACTTTTTAAAGTTTTCCTCTTTGTACTTTTCAAACTGCATTTCCAATTCTTCTACTTCAATATTAAGCAGATACATATTCCGAAAAAGAACTGGTAACTCATGCTGTACAAACTGCTCCTTGCGGTAGACAAGGATAGCATGCTCTGCATCTTCGTTTACGAAATAGCCAATACCCCGTTTATTTTGAATAATATCCCGGCTTTGCAGAAAATCATAAGCTCTGGTCACCGTATTGGGGTTCACCTGCAACTCAACTGCAAGTTCTCTAATGGACAAAATCCGATCATTGGGCAGCCACTTCTTCAGCAAAATATTCTCACATATATAATCTGCTATCTGCACATAGATCGCTTGTTGTTCCCTGAATTCCATATCTTAAATAATCTAATTTGCGTGTCTTAATTTTAATTACAACTCCTTCTCTGCAACTTTCAGATAGGTTATAAACCATAAAAAAGGCGTCACACAGTATTTAGCAATAAATTCTATTACATGGGTGATAGAATCCGGCATCCGGGCCGTTATATAACTATGTCTCAGTAAATGAAAAGGAATAGCAGTTACTGATTCTTCTCCTATCAAAATTCTACCCATTGCATAATTACTAAACGTAAACAGTGCCACTAGCAACAATCCACTTATCGCCGTTTTAATAAAACTAAATCGCTCAAACCATACAGATCCCAGCAGAAAAACAGCCTGTATAAAGAAGTAAGGAAAAAAGATGTAATAGAATTCTTTCTCTGACTGAAAAAAATTCAATACCTGAATACGGCTATTATAGAATTTAGAATGTCTTACTAGTTCGTCTGCATTATAACTCTGGCTTACCTTAACAAACGGAATAGCAACAGCATAAAAGATAAGAGAATATATAATGACAAAACCTATAGTCGCATAAAGCCATAAAGACAAAAACTTTTCCAGTGATGATCCAGGTAACGTTAGAAACAGGATTCCTTTAGGTTTTTGCGAGAAGTCATTGAATATATAGCTGGTAAAAATAGTACCACACAGAAACAATCCGGCAGAATAGTATCCGATCTGGAATGTGTCTTCAATCTTTCCATCTTCGGTATAAAAGACTAACAGAAATATGAGAATAGTAAAACCAGCTATTATTCCCATCCCCATCAGATATATGCGGTAATTTTCAATCCAGTGTTTTCGTAGTAATAATCCTAATCTTTTAAAACTTAACATAGTATGAGATTTTTGTAGTGTATGGGTATATACTACCCTTTTGAGTGCATGCAAACAGTTATCCTTTATAAAACCGACTAAAGTCTATGTATCCGGCAATGGTGATGACTACAAAGTAACCTAGACTGTATAATTCATGAGAGGCCAATACCTTAACGGACTTATCTGATGAAAAAATAGTATACATTGTAAAGGTATAGGGATAGTAAATTGCATATTCCCATCTTTTAAACAGAATAGTTGCCGTAACAATACAGATCAGCCCTACTCCAATTGCAGCAATCATATTTTTTAGACGGATACTTAACCAGTAATGAATTGCCAGCATAGCTAATGTTGAGACAAAAGACCGAAATGCTAGTTTTAGCAGTCCATCCAATGCCAACGTCTGATCCAGAAAACCAAGCTTAGGTCTGAGTATGCCTAATACTACGCCAGCAGCCAGTAGAAAGACAATGAACAACACATAGGTCAATACAGTAAGTGTAAGGATGATTGACAGCTTATTGACATATATTGACAATCGGGAAACCGGAAGGGTTAACAAGTATTTCCAGGTATTGGACTTGTGCTCAATATTCATTACCAGACTGCAAAGTAGTACTACAAAAAAGGGAATGAAGAAAAAAGACACTCCCTGAAAATTGGCAAAAGAAAACTGATTCCAGGAATTTGCGCCTTTCTGAGGAACGAAAGTCTCCCATTTGGTTAGATATACTACAAACATCAATGCGGGCATAAACCCTGCTCCCAGACAAGCCAGCCACAATGCAAATGTATTTTTGGATTTAATAAGTTCGGTTTGATAGACAGTGCCAAGTGTTGCCATAAAATGATCTGTTTAGATTGTTTGCAATAGTTTCATAGTTGTAGTAGCAGGTGTTATACAGCAGATTCTTCTGTAATCTGCAGAAACAGTTTTTCCAGATCGTTGTCCATCACTGCCAGTTGGTACACATCTATCTCATTTTGAACCAGTAATCTGTTTATATGAGCAGCCTGCTCTCTATCCTGGAAGGAAGTTTTTAATCCATTGCCATTCAGCGTTACCTGAAATTGAGGATTTAATAGTTCTAATGCCTTGAGGTTATTGCTGGTATCAAAACATAACATAGCTTGGCGGGATTTTAAGGTTCCCAGTTCCTGAATAGTCCCCTGAAACAGCATGCTCCCTTTATGAATAATTCCAACATGGGTCGCCATCTTTTCTACCTCAGATAACAAGTGGCTTGATAGAAAAATAGTAGTGCCAGCTTCCTTGTTGAGACGAATCAATAATTCACGTGTCTCAATCATTCCATTGGGGTCTAGCCCATTGGTAGGTTCGTCCAGAATCAGTAGTTCGGGTTCGGAAAGTAAGGCAACTGCCAACCCTATACGTTGTTTCATTCCTAAGGAATAGGCTTTTACTTTCTTATGGGCAGCATGAGTCAGTTTTACCAGTTCCAGTGTTTCGTCAATACGCTTTTTGGATACGCCCTTAATGCGGCGTGTTATCTCCAGATTATCCCATCCTGTCAGATGTTCGTAGAGAGAGGGTATCTCTATCATGCTTCCGATCCGAGAAAATATATCTAACCTATTGTCTGATAAAGTTTTTCCAAAGATCCGGATGTTGTTTTCAGGATTGGGTAACAATCCTAAAATAAGTCGCATAGTTGTAGTCTTGCCTGCCCCGTTGGGTCCTAAGAAGCCATAGATAGAACCTTTCTCTACATTCAGGTTCAGATTCTTGATAATAGGCTGGTCTTTCTTAAAGCCAAATTGCAGGTTTTGTGTCTGAATAATCATAGGAATGGCGTGTTGGGTATTACCGTTTACATAGTTGAAGATGCATTCTATTTCTCCAAATTAGCGGACACTTTGTCGGCAAACAGTTGTCGTATCTTTTCTTTCGTAGCAAGTGCTGCATTAAACAAAAGTTCCAGATCCACCTTACTGTCCTCACCTTCCACATTCTCCTGCACCAAAGAAATCCCACGTACTGTACTTTCTGAATAGAGAACAGACTCAGGTTCCTCTACTTTAGATACTGTTTTAAAGCAAAGCTTTTCGGTGATCTGCTCAATACTGGCATACAGTAAAATCTCACTTCCATCCAGAATAATGATAGGATCAATCAGACTCTCCAGATCCCGCACCTGGTGGGTAGAAATAATAATGATACGATCTTCGGTAGCGGCTGAAGCAATGATCTTTCTGAACTGGGTTTTAGAAGGAATATCTAGTCCATTAGTTGGTTCATCCATAATCAGGACACTGGTATTCGTAGCAAGTCCAAACCCAATCAATACCTTCTTCTTTTGCCCGTATGATAATTCTGTCAGAGTCTGGCTATCATCAATACCAAACTCTTTGAGATAGTTCTGAAACTGTACTGCATTAAAAGCCGGATAAAAGGGAGCATATGTTTTCACAAAGCTCCGGATAGGCACTGAAGGCACGTAAAACTCTTCCGGAATGAAAAATATATCCTGCAAAAACTCAGGCTCACGCTTCTTTGCTTCCCGCCCATTGACCAAACACTTGCCTGACACCGGAAAAAGCAAACCAGCCATATTTTTGAGTAAGCTTGATTTTCCTGCTCCATTTTTACCAAGCAATCCATATACAGCTCCTTTTGGCAACGTAAGACTCAGATCCGTAAACAGCCGTTTTTTTCGGTTATACCCAAACGTAACATTTTGAATGTCAATCATAGATTATATAGAGTGTAGTAAGATTTCAGTAGAATACAGTAGTTATATTTGCAAGGGTAATTCCGATGTTAAAGTATTGTGTACTTTATTTTGTCTCCAGCGCAATACGATAGCCACAATGCCCAAACCAATCAGCAGCACAATACCTAGATTGATCAGATACATCGAAATCAGTTCACTCACAGGCCACAGCATAGCTCCTATCAACAGAATTATAAAAACTACTCCATTACCCAAGTCCAGTCGCCAATCATTTCTCTCTATAGGATGATGCATCAAGGGTGCCGGATTATCAGAAAGAATGAATTTCAGTTTATGAAAGTCGTATATCAGCAACAGAATAGTACAGAAAAGAAAGAAACCCACTACATAAGGTGTCCCCTGCCACTTCAGCGAAATCACAACAACCAGAATATTTACCAGCATAGGCGTTGCCATAACAGCTCCCAGCGTAGCAAAACGTTTGGATATAAGCAGAAAGCCAATGGTCACCTGACTGAAAGCTATAAACCGAGCATACATTCCTAAACCATACTTAGCCAGTTCATCTTCCAGAAAAGGTGGCCCCATCGTATTTGGGAAGGTATTATGAGTAAGCTTCGCCAATCCGGAAGTCAAAAAAATTAACCCTAACCAAAAGCGAATAGATCCAATAGTGAATTGTATCAATGATTTTCTTGAAGGGAATCTGATTGCCATAGTGTATTACTTAAGTAGTACACTACAAATGTAAAGATTCTGAAATGAGAAAAGCAAGAGCATACTAAAACTTTTCGATAAAATGTGTTGAAAGGTAGATAATGAGGTTGAACTTGAGACGCAATATGTAATGGTAGTTAGCTATAAATAGCCTTTACAATAACAAACATGAGTCATCCCGAATTTTGAGTAAAAGGGTGTCATTGAGAAAGTAATAAAAAATGTTACAAGGAGAGCAAAGATGACTTCAATCGTGGTTGGCAGTGTAGGTGCGTTGGCCTTCTTTCTGCCGCGAGGTTGGCCTTTGGCCTTGTGGGCTGAAGGATCGGCAGAAAGTGTCCTTTTGCACACACACAGATCTGGCTCACCAAATTCTCATTTGGTGCCCCTCTTTTGGACAAGCAAAAAAGTAGCATGGAAGGAAGAATGATGTTTGGAACAATAAAGAAACGAAGGGAGAAACGTCTCTCAAAAATAAACTCAAGCCCATATTTTCAAAAATATAGGCTTGGGTTTTACTCTCATCCAAAATTAGGGATGACTCATGCTTTGAAATTCCTTAGTATACTACTATAGTTATTGTACCTTAAAGTTGGGCATTAGCAGGCGAAATGTAGTTCCTTTACCAATCTCACTCTCTACTGAGACACTCCCTTCCAATCGTTCAATAGTTTGTTTTACAATATACAAACCTAATCCGGACCCATCAGACTTAGGAGTTGCCCGGAAGAACATATCAAAGATGCGGGCAATATATTGTTCTTCAATACCCATTCCATTGTCTTCGATAATGATTTTTGCCTGCTGCTCAGTGACTATAATCTGAAAACGTAGAAAGTTGGAATCAACATGCGGGTTCAAGTATTTTGCCGCATTGGAGATAAAGTTTTTAAGAATAATACCAATACGCAGTTCATCACTATGAAACTCCACTTCTTTGTCAACATTTACTTCGATATGCAGTCTTTCCAGATTAGGAAGATAACGAAGTTCATCCGCACAATCGTGAATAATTTTCTCGAAGTCGATGGGTTTAATAATAATTTCAGAGTTCAGTGTTCTGGAATGATTCAGGACAGATTTGATAAAGTCATCCAGCTTACTTACCCTATTCTCAATCAGTGACAGATAATTACGCAGTGTGTCTGGATTATCGTCCATCTTGGTCAGATTGATCAGTCCCAGAATGGAAACCAGCGGAGCTCTCAAATCATGTGATACTTTGTATACGTAGTTGTCTAGTTCATGATTACGCTTTTTCAGTTCTTTCAATGTGTGTCGCAATACATCTTCGGTCTTCTTCTGATCTGTGATATCGTATCCGGCACAGGTAATTCCTTTTATTTTCTGGTTTTTATCAAAAGTTGGCTCAATGGTCAGTAATAGATAAACTTTTTTTCGTCCAAAGCTAAGATTGATTTCCTGAGCAGTTCCTTCGCCTGTTTCCAGCACATGTTGTTTAATGGCAGTCAGTTGTTCGGCTTCTTTCACTGGAAAGATCTCAGTATCCGTCTTGCCTAGTGAATCAGAGAAATGGTATTGCGATAGATTGGTATTATCATAAATCCAGGTATAACGCAGATGAATATCCTGGTTAAATACAACAATAGGGGCTTTGTTTAGGGCTGCTTTGAAACGAGACTCACTTTTACGCAGGTCATCCGTTATTTTTTCACGTTTGTGAGCCTCTGCTACCAACAAATTATTAATACGCCGGATTTTTGCCATCCGGGACAATGAGATATTGGCAAATTCATTTTTAATTTTATTCAGCTGGCCATAAATAGCTGTTAGTTCATTGCTATTGGCCATTAACTCACGGTTGTTGGAGTGCAACTCTTCGTCTTTCTGCTTTAATTCTGCACTCAATGTTACCAGCTTGCCTTCGTAATAATCTTTGTTTCGAAATTTATTCTGGATCAGAATAAAACTCCCGGATATCATCAGCAGATAAGATCCGAGTACCCAGTAAATCGCCTGTGTTGTACGATGCACTGAAGAAACGTATTCTCGGTTTCGTAAAGTCAGATGATTTCGTTCTTCTGCAATAACCTCCTGCAAAACATGCTGAATATTATTCATGGCAGCACGGTTCTGAGGAGACTTATAAAGTGATTCCAGACCGGAGAGATTGTTATTATTCTTTAACAGAATAGCATACTGCATCAAATCAATCTTTACAGATGCATTCTTTTTTAGTGAGTCGATCAGTAGTCGATGATGAGTATTGGAGTTGGTCAGATAATATAAGGAATCTATGTATCCTCCCACAGAGTCTATACTTCTATAATAAGGCTGCAAATCTATGCTATCATTGCTGACTACATACTCTCTTTGTCCATTCTCAGCCCTATTCAACAAGGATAAAACTTTCTCAGCCGTATAAATGATCCGGTTGGAATGAAAAACCTGTGCAGCCTTCTCCAAAGCTACTTTGTGGTTTTGGTATATGCTAAATCCAATCCATGCCAAAACCAGTGTACTGATAATAAAAGCTGTGTGGACGATTGGTTTGGAATAACGCATCATCAATTTAAATTAGAACTTCTGCTGGTTTTATTTGAAGTAAAATTAGCTCAGAATTTTAACAAAAAATCTTGTAAAAACAACCCCTGATTATAAAAAGCCTGAAATAATTTCTGTAAGATTTTGCCAAATCAGCCAGTCATCAGACATAACACACTGATTTTAAATAATTTACACCACAAAAATAATATCATCTTAGTTTCAAAATAACTAAGTGATACTCAATATATTACTATCTGAGGGTGCAATAAAGGCAAATATCCTGGAAATTTATACTATCCTATATGATATTTATCAGACAAGAGCCTGATACAAAATCTCGACAGGATGCAGAGCCTTTCTATGTGTACCATCATGAATCTGGTGTCTACAGCTGGTACCTGGCGCTGCAATAATCACATCCTCAGGCTGTTTACGAACAGTCGGGAATAAAACCAGTTCGCCGATTTTCATCGAAATGTCATAATGCTCTTTCTCATATCCAAATGAACCCGCCATGCCACAACAGCCAGATGGAATCAGATGTACTTCATAGTTTGCAGGCAAGGATAATATTTTCTTGGTTGGAACCAAAGATCCTACAGCTTTTTGCTGACAATGTCCATGTAGTTTGATCAAGCGTTTTTCCTGGGTAAACTGATTTTTCTTTAAATTACCTTTATCTAACTCTTTGGCCAGAAATTCATCAATCAGGAAAACATTTTTAGCAAGTTTTTGTGCATCAGCCTGCATACCTTCACTCACTAATTCCGGGTACTCATCCCGAAACGTAAGTATGGCAGACGGCTCTATACCTATTAGAGGAGTTTCTTCTGTGATTGTGTTTTTCAGCAACTGTACATTTTGCTCGGCAATCTCTTTCCCCTTACGTAATAACCCTTTGGATAAATAAGCCCGTCCACTCTCTACATGTTTAGGGATAATAACCTCATATCCTAACTTCTCCAACAACAAAATACCTTTTTTACCAATCTCTACATCATTGAAGTTGGTGAACTCATCACAGAAGAGATAGACTCTTCTCCCAGAAGCAACCGTCTTCCGCTTGGAATGCCAACTCTTCAGCGTAGTTGAGGCCAGCAGTGGCATAGTACGATCCGGGTGAAAACCAACTATGGTATTGGCAATACGACGTAAGGAAGGAGTTTTGAAGACAAGATTATATGCCCAAGGCATAACTGACGCAATATCTGAGAGCTTGGAGAAGTTTCCAATTAACTTACTACGCATAGGTACACCGTTAGCATCATAGTAATGCTGCAGAAACTCTGCTTTGAGCTTACCCATATCCACATTGGATGGACATTCGGACTTACACCCCTTACAACTCAGACACAAATCCATTACCTCTTTAATCTCCTCATGGTCAAATGGATTTTCTTTAGTTGAGTTAGTTAGAAACTCTCTCAGGATATTGGCGCGGGCACGGGTAGTATCTTTTTCATTCCGGGTGGCCATGTAGCTTGGACACATGGTTCCTCCGCTCAGTTGTGTTTTGCGGCAATCACCTGACCCATTACACTGTTCAGCATGACGCAGTATTCCCTGTTCCCGTGTGAAATTGAAGATGGTCTTGATTTCAGGATTCTTCTGACCTGGAGTATAACGTAGAAACTCATTCATAGGAGGAGTGTCTACAATCTTTCCTGGATTAAAGATATTGTCTGGGTCCCAGGTCTGTTTGAGTTGCTTGAATAATTGGTAATTCTTTTCTCCAACCATCCAGGGAATAAATTCACCTCTCAGGCGTCCATCGCCATGTTCACCACTCAGTGAACCATCATATTTTTTTACCAGTAAGGCAATTTCTTCTGCAATTTTCCGGAACAGTTGATTACCTTCTTCTGTCTTCAGGTTAATAATCGGACGCAAATGCAACTCTCCAGAACCTGCATGTGCATAGTGGACAGAATACAAACCATACTTTTCCAGAATTTGATTAAAATCACGGATATAATCAGGCAGGTCATTTACATCAATAGCAGTATCCTCAATAACAGCAACAGGCTTTGCATCACCGGGCATATTAGTCAACAGGCCTAAGCCTGCCTTACGTAATGTCCATATCTTTTTGGTGTCTTCCCCATATAAAACAGGAAAATGATAGCCTAACCCGGCAGCCCGCATTTCTGCTTCCATTTCAGATGCCAGTCTGGCCACCTCATCCTTATCTTCACGGGCAATTTCTACTACCAGGATAGCTCCTGGATCACCTTGTACAAAAAATCTATTTTTACTCTGTTCAATATTCTCCTTAGTACATTCCAGAATATAATGGTCGATCAATTCACTAGCTGATGGATTATATTTCAGGGCAATCAGATTAGCTTTTAGTGCTTCATCAATGGTATTGAAGTGCACACAAACCAAACCTGCTACTTTAGGAGGCAAAGGCAATACATTTAGTTTGATTTCTGTCAAAAAAGCCAGTGTTCCTTCAGATCCTGCAATCAGCTTACAGAAATTGAAAGCCGGACTTCCTGGTGTAAAAGGCTCAGTTTCAAGTAGTAAATCCAGAGCATATCCTGTATTGCGGCGGGCAATACTGCGTTTGGGGAACTGAGACCGGATTTCTTGGGCATTCTCTTCATTTGAGAGTATTTCCTGTACCGAACGATAAAGTTTGGTTTCCAGATCGTTTTTTGGTTTAAAGCCACGAGGTACAGTGCCTGTAGCTGGTACACCCAGACATTTTGCTTCAAATTCATCAATACTTAACTCATAAAAATCTACTTCTGATCCATCACTCAGCAATGCTTTCACTGAAATCAGGTGTTCACGAGTACTACCATATACAACAGAATTTGACCCACAGGAGTTATTACCAACCATCCCTCCTATCATTGCCCGGTTGGCAGTAGAAGTTTCCGGTCCAAAATATAGCCCATACTCTTTCAGAAATAGATTCAACTCATCTCGTACTACTCCTGGTTGTACTCGTACCCATCGTTCTTCGACATTTATTTCCAGAATCTTATTCAGATACTTGGACATATCCACTACCAGTCCACTACCTACTACCTGTCCGGCAAGAGATGTACCGGCAGTACGTGGAATCAAAGCTACTTTTTCCTTACGGGCAAAAGCAATCAGCTTTTTGATATCATCGATACTTTTGGGAATAGCCACTGCCAGAGGCATTTCACGAT comes from the Xanthocytophaga agilis genome and includes:
- a CDS encoding CHASE3 domain-containing protein → MMRYSKPIVHTAFIISTLVLAWIGFSIYQNHKVALEKAAQVFHSNRIIYTAEKVLSLLNRAENGQREYVVSNDSIDLQPYYRSIDSVGGYIDSLYYLTNSNTHHRLLIDSLKKNASVKIDLMQYAILLKNNNNLSGLESLYKSPQNRAAMNNIQHVLQEVIAEERNHLTLRNREYVSSVHRTTQAIYWVLGSYLLMISGSFILIQNKFRNKDYYEGKLVTLSAELKQKDEELHSNNRELMANSNELTAIYGQLNKIKNEFANISLSRMAKIRRINNLLVAEAHKREKITDDLRKSESRFKAALNKAPIVVFNQDIHLRYTWIYDNTNLSQYHFSDSLGKTDTEIFPVKEAEQLTAIKQHVLETGEGTAQEINLSFGRKKVYLLLTIEPTFDKNQKIKGITCAGYDITDQKKTEDVLRHTLKELKKRNHELDNYVYKVSHDLRAPLVSILGLINLTKMDDNPDTLRNYLSLIENRVSKLDDFIKSVLNHSRTLNSEIIIKPIDFEKIIHDCADELRYLPNLERLHIEVNVDKEVEFHSDELRIGIILKNFISNAAKYLNPHVDSNFLRFQIIVTEQQAKIIIEDNGMGIEEQYIARIFDMFFRATPKSDGSGLGLYIVKQTIERLEGSVSVESEIGKGTTFRLLMPNFKVQ
- a CDS encoding ABC transporter permease → MATLGTVYQTELIKSKNTFALWLACLGAGFMPALMFVVYLTKWETFVPQKGANSWNQFSFANFQGVSFFFIPFFVVLLCSLVMNIEHKSNTWKYLLTLPVSRLSIYVNKLSIILTLTVLTYVLFIVFLLAAGVVLGILRPKLGFLDQTLALDGLLKLAFRSFVSTLAMLAIHYWLSIRLKNMIAAIGVGLICIVTATILFKRWEYAIYYPYTFTMYTIFSSDKSVKVLASHELYSLGYFVVITIAGYIDFSRFYKG
- a CDS encoding ABC transporter ATP-binding protein translates to MIIQTQNLQFGFKKDQPIIKNLNLNVEKGSIYGFLGPNGAGKTTTMRLILGLLPNPENNIRIFGKTLSDNRLDIFSRIGSMIEIPSLYEHLTGWDNLEITRRIKGVSKKRIDETLELVKLTHAAHKKVKAYSLGMKQRIGLAVALLSEPELLILDEPTNGLDPNGMIETRELLIRLNKEAGTTIFLSSHLLSEVEKMATHVGIIHKGSMLFQGTIQELGTLKSRQAMLCFDTSNNLKALELLNPQFQVTLNGNGLKTSFQDREQAAHINRLLVQNEIDVYQLAVMDNDLEKLFLQITEESAV
- a CDS encoding GntR family transcriptional regulator is translated as MEFREQQAIYVQIADYICENILLKKWLPNDRILSIRELAVELQVNPNTVTRAYDFLQSRDIIQNKRGIGYFVNEDAEHAILVYRKEQFVQHELPVLFRNMYLLNIEVEELEMQFEKYKEENFKK
- a CDS encoding ABC transporter ATP-binding protein; its protein translation is MIDIQNVTFGYNRKKRLFTDLSLTLPKGAVYGLLGKNGAGKSSLLKNMAGLLFPVSGKCLVNGREAKKREPEFLQDIFFIPEEFYVPSVPIRSFVKTYAPFYPAFNAVQFQNYLKEFGIDDSQTLTELSYGQKKKVLIGFGLATNTSVLIMDEPTNGLDIPSKTQFRKIIASAATEDRIIIISTHQVRDLESLIDPIIILDGSEILLYASIEQITEKLCFKTVSKVEEPESVLYSESTVRGISLVQENVEGEDSKVDLELLFNAALATKEKIRQLFADKVSANLEK
- a CDS encoding DoxX family membrane protein, whose translation is MAIRFPSRKSLIQFTIGSIRFWLGLIFLTSGLAKLTHNTFPNTMGPPFLEDELAKYGLGMYARFIAFSQVTIGFLLISKRFATLGAVMATPMLVNILVVVISLKWQGTPYVVGFFLFCTILLLIYDFHKLKFILSDNPAPLMHHPIERNDWRLDLGNGVVFIILLIGAMLWPVSELISMYLINLGIVLLIGLGIVAIVLRWRQNKVHNTLTSELPLQI